A genomic stretch from Planctomycetota bacterium includes:
- a CDS encoding NrpR regulatory domain-containing protein, translated as MDWKQDPKARKRVVSILRALQQARKPLGASRLARDLEALGTDMSQRTVRYYLAMMDNAGLTRSCGKRGREITPVGEQELANSFVVEKVGLVAAKVDELAYQMTFQLRRARGTVILNVSTVPASRMEEAAHEMAAVFEAGLSMGRCVVLAGPGEMIGRFRVPDDSCAVGTVCSVTVNGVLLAAGVPTVSRFGGLLEVADGQPVRFTEMIYYEGSSLDPLEIFISGHMTRVREAARTGRGLIGASFREIPAVAVPRVRKIADRLAQAGLGGVLAIGKPSRPLLDVPVHEGRAGLIVVGGLNPLAAVEESGIPTRNKALTGMFEFERLVPYTELGSRVTRAPALAEGAQ; from the coding sequence GACCCGAAGGCGCGGAAGCGGGTGGTCAGCATCCTGCGGGCGTTGCAGCAGGCGCGCAAGCCGCTGGGCGCGAGCCGCCTGGCGCGCGACCTCGAGGCTCTGGGCACCGACATGAGCCAGCGCACGGTGCGGTACTATCTGGCGATGATGGACAACGCGGGCCTGACGCGGAGTTGCGGGAAGAGGGGCCGCGAGATCACCCCGGTCGGCGAGCAGGAGCTGGCCAACTCCTTCGTGGTGGAGAAGGTGGGCCTGGTTGCGGCGAAGGTGGACGAACTGGCCTACCAGATGACCTTCCAACTGCGTCGTGCCCGCGGCACGGTCATCCTCAACGTGTCCACGGTGCCCGCCTCGCGCATGGAGGAGGCGGCGCACGAGATGGCGGCCGTGTTCGAGGCCGGGCTGAGCATGGGCCGCTGCGTGGTGCTCGCGGGGCCGGGGGAGATGATCGGGCGGTTCCGCGTGCCCGACGACTCGTGCGCCGTGGGCACCGTGTGCAGCGTCACCGTCAACGGCGTTCTCCTGGCGGCGGGGGTGCCCACGGTGTCGCGCTTCGGCGGCCTGCTCGAGGTGGCCGACGGCCAGCCGGTGCGCTTCACCGAGATGATCTACTACGAGGGCTCGAGCCTCGACCCGCTCGAGATCTTCATCAGCGGGCACATGACGCGGGTGCGCGAGGCTGCGCGCACGGGCCGCGGGCTCATCGGCGCCAGCTTTCGGGAGATTCCCGCCGTCGCCGTGCCCCGGGTGCGCAAGATCGCCGACCGCCTGGCGCAGGCCGGCCTCGGCGGCGTGCTGGCGATCGGCAAGCCCAGCCGCCCGTTGCTCGACGTGCCCGTGCACGAGGGGCGCGCCGGCCTGATCGTTGTGGGGGGCCTGAACCCGTTGGCCGCGGTTGAGGAGAGCGGCATCCCCACCCGCAACAAGGCGCTCACGGGAATGTTCGAGTTCGAGAGGCTCGTGCCGTACACCGAGCTGGGCTCGCGCGTCACGCGGGCCCCGGCGTTGGCGGAGGGCGCCCAGTGA
- the purF gene encoding amidophosphoribosyltransferase has translation MSDAREACGIFGIYGYDGAARQAYLGLYSLQHRGEESAGIAVSDDREMRSKRGMGHLDEVVKPDDLERLLGHMAIGHVRYSTTGSPKPQNVQPLVIEYSKGLIAVAHNGTLTNARALRRYYEGRGSIFQTSTDSEIIVHLLADPDHLGRPDHLEHCLAHLEGAFSLLLMTKNQLIIARDRHGFRPLSLGEVRCSPVVASETCAFDLVGARYIRDIEPGEVVVVDERGLTSHRFVPPEQVKVAHCIFEHVYFARPDSRVFGDTCHLVRQRLGARLAAEHPVEADVVTAVPDSGIPAALGYARASGIPFDYGYIRNHYVGRTFIQPAESRRGFGVRIKLNAIADVVRGKRVVVVDDSIVRGTTSRTRLGMLREAGAKEIHLRISSPPIGHPCYFGIDFPTSKELAASGRTLPQIRDFVGADTLGYLSVEGLLSAISQPPGNYCTACFTGDYPCEITEAVDKLGMECR, from the coding sequence GTGAGCGACGCGCGCGAGGCCTGCGGCATCTTCGGCATCTACGGCTACGACGGCGCGGCGCGCCAGGCCTATCTCGGCCTCTACTCGCTCCAGCACCGCGGCGAGGAGAGCGCCGGCATCGCGGTCTCCGACGATCGCGAGATGCGCTCGAAGCGCGGCATGGGCCACCTGGACGAGGTGGTCAAGCCCGACGACCTCGAGCGTCTGCTCGGCCACATGGCCATCGGCCACGTGCGATACTCCACCACCGGCTCGCCCAAGCCGCAGAACGTCCAGCCCCTCGTCATCGAGTACTCCAAGGGCCTCATCGCCGTGGCCCACAACGGCACCCTGACCAATGCCCGTGCGCTGCGCCGATACTACGAGGGCCGCGGCTCCATCTTCCAGACCTCGACCGACAGCGAGATCATTGTCCACCTGCTCGCCGACCCGGACCACCTGGGCCGGCCCGACCACCTCGAGCACTGCCTCGCGCACCTCGAGGGCGCCTTCTCGCTGCTGCTGATGACCAAGAACCAACTCATCATCGCGCGCGACCGCCACGGCTTCCGCCCCCTCTCGCTCGGCGAGGTGCGCTGCTCGCCGGTCGTCGCCAGCGAAACCTGCGCCTTCGACCTCGTGGGCGCGCGCTACATCCGCGACATCGAGCCGGGCGAGGTGGTCGTCGTGGACGAGCGCGGCCTCACGAGCCACCGCTTCGTGCCGCCCGAGCAGGTCAAGGTCGCCCACTGCATCTTCGAGCACGTCTACTTCGCCCGGCCCGACAGCCGCGTGTTCGGCGACACCTGCCACCTGGTGCGTCAGCGCCTGGGCGCGCGCCTCGCCGCCGAGCACCCGGTCGAGGCCGACGTTGTCACCGCCGTGCCCGACTCCGGCATCCCCGCCGCCCTCGGCTATGCCCGGGCCAGCGGCATCCCGTTCGACTACGGCTACATCCGCAACCACTACGTCGGCCGCACGTTCATCCAGCCCGCCGAGAGCCGCCGCGGCTTCGGCGTGCGCATCAAGCTCAACGCCATCGCCGACGTGGTGCGCGGCAAGCGGGTCGTGGTGGTGGACGACTCGATCGTGCGCGGCACCACCTCGCGCACGCGGCTGGGCATGCTGCGCGAGGCGGGGGCCAAGGAGATTCACCTGCGCATCTCCAGCCCGCCCATCGGCCATCCCTGCTACTTCGGCATTGATTTTCCGACGTCCAAGGAACTGGCCGCCAGCGGGCGCACGCTGCCGCAGATTCGCGATTTCGTGGGCGCCGACACCCTCGGCTACCTCAGCGTCGAGGGCCTCCTCTCAGCCATCTCCCAACCGCCCGGAAACTATTGCACCGCCTGCTTCACGGGCGACTACCCCTGCGAGATCACCGAGGCGGTGGACAAGCTGGGCATGGAGTGCCGATGA